Proteins co-encoded in one Garra rufa chromosome 7, GarRuf1.0, whole genome shotgun sequence genomic window:
- the dnaja3b gene encoding dnaJ heat shock protein family (Hsp40) member A3b gives MNILDDMLRSHSISSSHFFHTTSGCHQQDYYEVLGVPRAASQKEIKKAYYQLAKKYHPDTNPDDPDAKEKFSKLAEAYETLSDELKRKQYDTYGSAGPGASGPGQQQYWRGGTTVDPEELFRKIFGEFAGGRGFGDFNSMFDQAPEFMMELTFMQAAKGVNKEITVNIDDACPRCDGKGHEPGTKVSHCHYCNGTGMESINTGPFMMRSACRRCGGRGSIIITPCVMCRGVGQTKQKQTVMVPVPAGIQDGQSVKVPVGKKYIYITFRVQRSPVFRRDGADIHSDVMISIAQAILGGTAKAQGLYSTIDIAIPPGIQTEQKIRLAGKGIPRVNSFGYGDHYVYIKVKIPKKLTNRQRMLLLSYAEDEMEVEGTVTGVTRPEKSSSQAGQTSESGQSKEEEPEKEEGGFFSKLKKMFT, from the exons atgaacatcttggatgaca tgttgaGGAGCCACAGTATTTCCAGCTCTCATTTCTTCCACACTACTTCTGGTTGCCATCAGCAGGACTATTATGAAGTTTTGGGGGTTCCTCGGGCTGCCTCTCAGAAAGAGATAAAGAAAGCCTACTACCAG TTGGCCAAGAAATATCACCCAGACACAAACCCAGATGACCCTGATGCAAAAGAGAAGTTTTCCAAGCTGGCAGAAGCCTATGAG ACCCTCAGTGATGAGCTGAAGAGGAAGCAGTATGACACGTACGGTTCTGCCGGTCCGGGTGCGAGTGGGCCGGGACAGCAGCAATACTGGAGAGGCGGGACCACCGTGGACCCAGAAGAGCTTTTCCGAAAGATCTTTGGAGAGTTCGCAGGGGGTCGTGGCTTCGGCGACTTCAACTCCATGTTCGATCAGGCACCTGAA TTTATGATGGAACTGACGTTCATGCAGGCTGCTAAAGGCGTGAATAAAGAGATAACAGTCAACATAGATGACGCCTGTCCACGCTGTGATGGAAAAGGTCACGAGCCGGGAACTAAAGTGTCACATTGTCACTACTGCAATGGAACAGGCATG GAGTCTATAAACACTGGTCCGTTTATGATGCGCTCCGCATGTAGGCGGTGTGGTGGAAGAGGCTCTATCATCATCACTCCTTGTGTTATGTGCAGAGGAGTTGGACAAACCAAACAGAAGCAGACTGTCATGGTACCTGTGCCTGCAG GTATACAAGACGGACAGTCAGTTAAGGTGCCGGTTGGGAAGAAATACATTTACATCACATTCAGG GTCCAGAGAAGTCCAGTGTTTCGTCGTGATGGCGCTGATATCCACTCTGATGTGATGATTTCAATAGCACAGGCGATTCTAGGAGGAACAGCCAAAGCACAGGGTCTCTACAGCACCATCGACATTGCG ATCCCTCCAGGCATTCAGACAGAACAGAAGATCAGACTGGCAGGAAAAGGCATCCCACGAGTGAACAGCTTTGGTTACGGAGATCATTATGTATATATCAAAGTCAAAATTCCTAA GAAACTGACAAACAGGCAGAGAATGCTGCTCTTAAGTTATGCAGAGGATGAGATGGAAGTAGAAGGAACTGTTACTGGAGTAACCAGACCAGAGAAAA GTAGCTCTCAGGCCGGACAGACCTCAGAATCAGGACAGAGCAAAGAAGAAGAGCCAGAAAAAGAGGAAGGGGGATTTTTCTCTAAACTGAAGAAGATGTTCACCTGA